One region of Bacteroidota bacterium genomic DNA includes:
- a CDS encoding T9SS type A sorting domain-containing protein gives MKLVMPLIVFVLLVSISFGQSFSRSVIATAGFDISTNAEKLSYTIGEPITLTFSDDENMYFLTQGFQQSTKFISKIFGDEMYSPQIRLFPNPTRDKISIDFHDSKIENLEIEIFDLYGKKTELKFRNRIFKSENNVVSIDMTSLSTGIYFIGITFQYLGKENKVAYKVVKIY, from the coding sequence ATGAAATTAGTAATGCCACTTATCGTTTTTGTTTTGTTAGTGTCAATTAGTTTTGGACAATCATTCTCCAGAAGTGTAATAGCTACTGCGGGTTTTGATATTTCAACTAATGCAGAAAAACTTTCTTATACAATTGGTGAGCCTATAACTCTTACATTTTCAGATGATGAAAATATGTATTTCCTTACTCAAGGATTTCAACAATCAACAAAATTTATTTCTAAAATATTTGGTGATGAGATGTATTCTCCGCAGATAAGACTTTTTCCAAATCCAACAAGAGATAAGATTTCTATAGATTTTCATGATTCAAAAATTGAGAATTTAGAAATTGAGATTTTTGACCTTTATGGGAAAAAAACAGAATTGAAATTTAGGAATAGAATTTTTAAAAGTGAAAATAATGTTGTTTCAATAGATATGACAAGCCTTTCAACAGGAATTTATTTTATTGGTATAACATTTCAATATTTAGGAAAAGAAAACAAAGTAGCATATAAAGTTGTGAAGATTTATTAA